A single window of Scomber scombrus chromosome 12, fScoSco1.1, whole genome shotgun sequence DNA harbors:
- the wipf1b gene encoding WAS/WASL-interacting protein family member 1 produces the protein MPAPPPPPPPGPPPPPTFALANTEKPPPQKGRSALLSDISKGSRLKKTVTNDRSGPSLDKPKGGGGGGGGGGGGGGGGGGGGGGGGGGGGGGGLGGLFAGGMPKLRSASNRESNDSGPSRAPILPPGGRSGGPSPFGGGGGPSPFGGGGGPPKLPGGPPGRSNAPDLPKGRPNFSRQDTPGGPPPVPNTPRPTQGFQSRGGPPPPSLPGGPRPSHASAALPPSVPSGRHGPLPPPPGGSSPGSRASLSGPPPPPPNSSRPALPPAPGGRPPLPDDRPPPPPMGGHRPSMPRDFPPPPPAVNSKPPSSVSSPSRPSPGGGAPPLPPGRPGPPPLPPSPAGGDDHSTPRLPQRNSSLNSHPPAPPHGRAGPLPPPPNERPPSLGRNPSARSGPLPPPPPSGRTVGGGSVRSSQAPPPVGRPGPEPPRGGPGGRPPLPPDRPGAGGPLPPPPPMGNGFQNSHHNQIQDEWECRFNFHPMSDFPPPEPYVPFPKTYPSKIAKNEGGRGSGKKERGAPPLPPISR, from the exons ATGCCTGCTCCGcctcccccaccacccccagggcctccccctcctcccaccTTTGCTCTT GCCAACACAGAGAAACCACCTCCGCAGAAGGGGCGGTCCGCTCTATTGTCTGACATTAGTAAAGGCTCCAGACTAAAGAAGACTGTTACCAATGACCGCAGTGGACCCAGTCTGGACA AACCCaaaggaggtggaggtggaggtggaggtggaggaggaggaggaggaggtggtggtggtggaggtggaggaggtggaggtggcggaggtggtggtggtttaGGTGGCCTGTTCGCAGGAGGGATGCCAAAACTGAGGTCTGCATCAAACAGAGAGTCcaatg acTCAGGACCCAGTCGAGCACCTATACTCCCCCCAGGAGGCCGCTCTGGTGGCCCCAGTCCCTTTGGTGGCGGTGGAGGCCCCAGCCCCTTTGGTGGCGGTGGAGGCCCACCTAAACTCCCAGGAGGCCCACCTGGTCGTAGTAATGCCCCTGATCTTCCCAAGGGCCGCCCAAATTTCTCAAGACAAGACACTCCAGGCGGCCCCCCTCCCGTGCCCAACACACCTCGACCAACCCAGGGCTTCCAGTCTCGTGGAGGCCCACCACCGCCATCGCTCCCTGGAGGACCCAGACCCAGCCATGCTTCTGCAGCTCTACCTCCTAGTGTTCCATCAGGGAGGCATGGACCTCTCCCTCCACCACCAGGAGGCTCCTCACCTGGGTCACGAGCAAGCTTATCCGggccccctcctccaccccccaaCAGCAGCCGACCTGCTTTACCCCCAGCTCCTGGAGGGAGGCCCCCACTTCCTGATGACCGGCCTCCACCACCTCCTATGGGCGGTCATAGACCATCTATGCCCCGTgatttcccccctcctcctcctgctgtcaACTCCAAACCgccttcctctgtctcttcccCCTCTCGTCCTTCCCCTGGTGGAGGTGCACCACCTCTCCCACCAGGCCGACCGggacctcctcctctcccaccaAGCCCAGCTGGAGGGGATGATCACAGCACTCCTCGTCTACCCCAAAGGAACAGCTCACTTAACAG CCATCCTCCAGCTCCACCACATGGTCGGGCAGgacctctccctcctccaccaaaCGAGAGACCGCCATCTCTTGGAAGAAACCCTTCAGCACGCTCAG GaccccttcctccccctcctccctcagGTCGTACCGTGGGTGGGGGAAGTGTGAGGTCATCACAAGCACCTCCTCCTGTAGGTCGGCCTGGCCCAGAGCCCCCTCGTGGGGGACCTGGCGGTAGACCTCCACTCCCTCCGGACAGGCCTGGGGCAGGAGGgccccttcctcctccaccacccaTGGGCAACGGCTTTCAAAACTCTCACCACAACCAGATACAGG ATGAGTGGGAGTGCCGGTTCAATTTCCATCCAATGTCGGACTTTCCTCCACCTGAGCCCTACGTTCCTTTCCCAAAGACTTACCCCAGCAAGATTGCCAAGAATGAGGGCGGCAGAG GTTCTGgtaagaaggaaagaggagcccctcctcttcctcctataTCCAGGTGA
- the gpr155b gene encoding lysosomal cholesterol signaling protein isoform X2: protein METANNYVLIHGKNISHNTLAGSAAGPHMSIDKLFPALLECFGIILCGYIAGRADIITGSQAKGLGNFVSKFALPALLFKNMVLLDFGDVIWAFLWSVLVAKVTVFVLVCVLTLMVASPENRYSKAGLYAIFATQSNDFALGYPIVDALYRSTYPEYLQYIYLVAPVSLMLLNPIGFALCEVQKWKQDSHPQHSTAGIVGVVVLQVLKNPIVFMVIVGIISHFALDQQIPAVLSEFIDGLANSFGGAALFYLGLSMVGQLGKLTRDTGVALILLITAKLLVMPLVCKDMVDILDVGVNSTNANHTSLSNFAFLYGVFPTAPSVAIYASHYNMEVEVVTSGMVISTFLSAPIMYVSAWLLTIPLMDPTPLVTELENVSFNISIVSLIALVWTIAVMLLSRKFNRLPHLFALNLFLAQFLVCVSMILWNFLVKQEDNVFGKILTFTLLYGSLYSTYIWTGLIPLCLALTNRDDLLRLRPGVFMILGWGVPFLMVGSLLLTGERTDTIDSAFFYGRAQIISTAVVLAVSLVLGAISLMGLSQGDREQSGYQALNRAALIGINDEMRTPGGLEDSQQQQQSQTANSPVASINSDLHSCSPLQTLPDMIASTQREHTNSTGHIGGLCDGQQQSSSPPSEQPLNLPPPAGLQPTDDKQTVRHVLLCLLLIVSLLANLSSCLWWLFNKDPGRLYLELQFFCAVANYGQGFLSFGIFGLDRHLIILPFKKRLLSLWHGRDSEELSPSSVPEEVRLTCTQFVRYHKDQCVQDLVHTRSGSGESVSASTGESFL, encoded by the exons ATGGAGACTGCCAACAACTATGTGCTGATCCATGGGAAGAACATCTCCCATAATACCCTGGCCGGCTCCGCTGCTGGGCCCCACATGTCAATCGACAAGCTTTTCCCGGCTTTGCTTGAGTGCTTTGGCATCATATTGTGTGGCTACATAGCTGGCAG GGCAGATATCATCACAGGGAGCCAGGCTAAGGGTCTGGGGAACTTCGTTTCAAAGTTTGCTCTGCCAGCTCTGCTCTTTAAAAACATGGTGCTGTTGGACTTTGGAGACGTCATCTGGGCGTTTCTCTGGAGTGTCCTGGTCGCAAAg GTGACAGTGTTTGTGCTGGTATGTGTGCTGACGCTGATGGTGGCCAGTCCAGAAAACAGATACAGCAAAGCCGGTCTGTACGCCATCTTTGCTACACAGAGCAATGACTTTGCTTTGGGATACCCGATAG TTGACGCTCTGTACCGGAGCACGTATCCAGAGTACCTCCAGTACATCTATCTAGTTGCTCCAGTCTCCCTCATGCTCCTCAACCCCATTGGTTTTGCTCTTTGTGAAGTGCAGAAGTGGAAGCAGGACAGCCAtccacagcacagcacagctgGCATTGTGGGAGTTGTAGTGCTACAG GTGTTGAAAAACCCCATAGTGTTCATGGTGATAGTGGGGATCATCTCTCATTTTGCCCTGGACCAGCAGATCCCTGCTGTGCTGTCAGAGTTCATAGATGGCTTGGCCAACTCTTTTGGAGGGGCAGCCTTGTTTTACTTGGGCCTCAGTATG GTCGGGCAGCTTGGAAAACTAACCAGAGACACAGGAGTTGCCTTGATTCTGCTCATCACAGCCAAACT GCTGGTGATGCCGTTGGTCTGTAAAGACATGGTGGATATTCTGGACGTAGGAGTAAACAGCACGAATGCCAACCACACCAGTTTGTCTAACTTTGCTTTCCTATATGGAGTCTTCCCAACCGCACCTAGTGTGGCCATCTATGCTTCACACTATAACATGGAGGTAGAGGTG GTAACATCAGGGATGGTGATCAGTACATTTCTCTCTGCGCCCATCATGTACGTGTCGGCTTGGTTATTAACAATCCCTCTGATGGATCCAACGCCCCTGGTGACAGAGCTTGAGAACGTTAGCTTCAACATCAGCATTGTCAGCCTCATAGCActg GTCTGGACCATAGCGGTGATGTTGCTCAGCAGGAAGTTTAACAGACTTCCTCACCTCTTTGCCTTAAATCTTTTCCTGGCTCAG TTCCTGGTGTGTGTCAGTATGATCCTGTGGAACTTCTTAGTGAAACAAGAGGATAATGTATTTGGCAAAATTCTCACCTTCACTCTGCTCTACGGGTCTCTGTACAGCACATACATTTGGACAG GTTTAATACCGCTGTGTCTGGCTCTGACTAACAGAGATGATCTGCTGAGACTCCGACCAGGAGTCTTCATGATTTTGGGCTGGGG ggttcCCTTTCTGATGGTCGGCAGTCTCCTTCTAACTGGAGAGAGGACTGATACCATAGACTCTGCCTTCTTCTATGGCAGAGCTCAG ATAATCAGTACAGCAGTGGTGCTTGCAGTCAGCTTGGTGCTCGGTGCAATATCTTTGATGGGTCTCAGTCAAGGAGACAGGGAGCAGAGCGGCTACCAGGCCCTGAACAGAGCTGCTTTAATAGGCATCAATGATGAGATGAGGACCCCTGGTGGCCTGGAGgattcacaacaacaacaacagtcacaAACAGCAAATTCACCTGTTGCCAGCATCAACTCAG ACCTCCACAGCTGTTCTCCTCTCCAGACGTTACCTGACATGATAGCCAGCACGCAGAGGGagcacacaaacagcacag gCCACATTGGGGGATTGTGTGACGGTCAGCAGCAGAGTTCGTCCCCCCCTTCAGAGCAGCCGTTGAACCTGCCACCGCCTGCTGGGCTTCAACCCACCGACGACAAACAGACAGTCAGACACGTTCTGCTCTGTCTGCTGCTCATTGTCAGCCTGCTCGCG AACCTGTCCAGCTGTTTGTGGTGGTTGTTCAACAAAGATCCAGGAAGACTTTATCTTGAGCTACAGTTCTTCTGTGCTGTGGCAAACTATGGACAG GGTTTCCTGTCTTTTGGGATCTTTGGTCTGGACAGACACCTCATCATCCTGCCTTTCAAGAAGAG gtTGCTCAGCTTGTGGCATGGCCGGGACAGCGAAGAGTTGAGTCCTTCAAGTGTACCAGAGGAGGTCAGACTTACCTGTACCCAGTTTGTCCGCTACCACAAAGACCAGTGTGTACAAGATTTAGTTCACACACGCAG TGGCTCAGGGGAGAGTGTGAGCGCTTCGACAGGTGAATCCTTCCTCTGA
- the ciao2b gene encoding cytosolic iron-sulfur assembly component 2B — MSGGTRLENANPVIFQRSGERLLTAADEDEDVQDPIDDREIFDLIRSINDPEHPLSLEELNVVEQIRVKVNDAESSVGIEFTPTIPHCSMATLIGLSIKVKLLRSLPDRFKIDVHITPGTHASEEAVNKQLADKERVAAALENSSLLEVVNQCLTSRSI, encoded by the exons ATGTCAGGAGGAACCCGTCTGGAGAACGCTAACCCTGTGATCTTCCAGCGGTCCGGGGAAAGGCTGCTGACCGCTGCAGACGAGGATGAAGACGTGCAAGACCCCATCGACGACAGGGAAATATTTG ATCTGATCAGATCCATCAATGACCCAGAACACCCTCTGTCTCTGGAGGAACTCAATGTCGTGGAGCAAATACGAGTTAAA GTGAACGATGCAGAAAGCAGTGTGGGTATCGAGTTCACACCCACGATCCCCCACTGCAGCATGGCAACTCTCATTggcctgtcaatcaaagtcaagCTGCTTCGCTCCCTGCCCGACAGGTTCAAA aTTGACGTCCACATCACTCCAGGGACTCACGCCTCAGAAGAAGCAG TGAACAAACAGCtggcagacaaagagagagttGCAGCAGCTTTGGAGAACTCCTCGCTACTGGAGGTGGTCAACCAGTGCCTGACGTCCAGGAGCATCTGA
- the gpr155b gene encoding lysosomal cholesterol signaling protein isoform X1 produces the protein METANNYVLIHGKNISHNTLAGSAAGPHMSIDKLFPALLECFGIILCGYIAGRADIITGSQAKGLGNFVSKFALPALLFKNMVLLDFGDVIWAFLWSVLVAKVTVFVLVCVLTLMVASPENRYSKAGLYAIFATQSNDFALGYPIVDALYRSTYPEYLQYIYLVAPVSLMLLNPIGFALCEVQKWKQDSHPQHSTAGIVGVVVLQVLKNPIVFMVIVGIISHFALDQQIPAVLSEFIDGLANSFGGAALFYLGLSMVGQLGKLTRDTGVALILLITAKLLVMPLVCKDMVDILDVGVNSTNANHTSLSNFAFLYGVFPTAPSVAIYASHYNMEVEVVTSGMVISTFLSAPIMYVSAWLLTIPLMDPTPLVTELENVSFNISIVSLIALVWTIAVMLLSRKFNRLPHLFALNLFLAQFLVCVSMILWNFLVKQEDNVFGKILTFTLLYGSLYSTYIWTGLIPLCLALTNRDDLLRLRPGVFMILGWGVPFLMVGSLLLTGERTDTIDSAFFYGRAQIISTAVVLAVSLVLGAISLMGLSQGDREQSGYQALNRAALIGINDEMRTPGGLEDSQQQQQSQTANSPVASINSDLHSCSPLQTLPDMIASTQREHTNSTGHIGGLCDGQQQSSSPPSEQPLNLPPPAGLQPTDDKQTVRHVLLCLLLIVSLLANLSSCLWWLFNKDPGRLYLELQFFCAVANYGQGFLSFGIFGLDRHLIILPFKKRLLSLWHGRDSEELSPSSVPEEVRLTCTQFVRYHKDQCVQDLVHTRRFGGGRGQEEEEGNELLRHSPSCQSQYPLPNQDLQAQHLQEQLHTETQGLHQTHDPAESCRQCSPPSRPRLEPETEHQTHISNSDIPEEQIYHLQLYQTHDPANPQHLHQHGPHFHQHPQSQFESVFRGSDLVDWLVEQGLCAGRGEAEHYGVHLQQGGVLDHLTGQHMFKDEFTLLYHFTHGRERWREREGERCGVVPEHVRRSSELI, from the exons ATGGAGACTGCCAACAACTATGTGCTGATCCATGGGAAGAACATCTCCCATAATACCCTGGCCGGCTCCGCTGCTGGGCCCCACATGTCAATCGACAAGCTTTTCCCGGCTTTGCTTGAGTGCTTTGGCATCATATTGTGTGGCTACATAGCTGGCAG GGCAGATATCATCACAGGGAGCCAGGCTAAGGGTCTGGGGAACTTCGTTTCAAAGTTTGCTCTGCCAGCTCTGCTCTTTAAAAACATGGTGCTGTTGGACTTTGGAGACGTCATCTGGGCGTTTCTCTGGAGTGTCCTGGTCGCAAAg GTGACAGTGTTTGTGCTGGTATGTGTGCTGACGCTGATGGTGGCCAGTCCAGAAAACAGATACAGCAAAGCCGGTCTGTACGCCATCTTTGCTACACAGAGCAATGACTTTGCTTTGGGATACCCGATAG TTGACGCTCTGTACCGGAGCACGTATCCAGAGTACCTCCAGTACATCTATCTAGTTGCTCCAGTCTCCCTCATGCTCCTCAACCCCATTGGTTTTGCTCTTTGTGAAGTGCAGAAGTGGAAGCAGGACAGCCAtccacagcacagcacagctgGCATTGTGGGAGTTGTAGTGCTACAG GTGTTGAAAAACCCCATAGTGTTCATGGTGATAGTGGGGATCATCTCTCATTTTGCCCTGGACCAGCAGATCCCTGCTGTGCTGTCAGAGTTCATAGATGGCTTGGCCAACTCTTTTGGAGGGGCAGCCTTGTTTTACTTGGGCCTCAGTATG GTCGGGCAGCTTGGAAAACTAACCAGAGACACAGGAGTTGCCTTGATTCTGCTCATCACAGCCAAACT GCTGGTGATGCCGTTGGTCTGTAAAGACATGGTGGATATTCTGGACGTAGGAGTAAACAGCACGAATGCCAACCACACCAGTTTGTCTAACTTTGCTTTCCTATATGGAGTCTTCCCAACCGCACCTAGTGTGGCCATCTATGCTTCACACTATAACATGGAGGTAGAGGTG GTAACATCAGGGATGGTGATCAGTACATTTCTCTCTGCGCCCATCATGTACGTGTCGGCTTGGTTATTAACAATCCCTCTGATGGATCCAACGCCCCTGGTGACAGAGCTTGAGAACGTTAGCTTCAACATCAGCATTGTCAGCCTCATAGCActg GTCTGGACCATAGCGGTGATGTTGCTCAGCAGGAAGTTTAACAGACTTCCTCACCTCTTTGCCTTAAATCTTTTCCTGGCTCAG TTCCTGGTGTGTGTCAGTATGATCCTGTGGAACTTCTTAGTGAAACAAGAGGATAATGTATTTGGCAAAATTCTCACCTTCACTCTGCTCTACGGGTCTCTGTACAGCACATACATTTGGACAG GTTTAATACCGCTGTGTCTGGCTCTGACTAACAGAGATGATCTGCTGAGACTCCGACCAGGAGTCTTCATGATTTTGGGCTGGGG ggttcCCTTTCTGATGGTCGGCAGTCTCCTTCTAACTGGAGAGAGGACTGATACCATAGACTCTGCCTTCTTCTATGGCAGAGCTCAG ATAATCAGTACAGCAGTGGTGCTTGCAGTCAGCTTGGTGCTCGGTGCAATATCTTTGATGGGTCTCAGTCAAGGAGACAGGGAGCAGAGCGGCTACCAGGCCCTGAACAGAGCTGCTTTAATAGGCATCAATGATGAGATGAGGACCCCTGGTGGCCTGGAGgattcacaacaacaacaacagtcacaAACAGCAAATTCACCTGTTGCCAGCATCAACTCAG ACCTCCACAGCTGTTCTCCTCTCCAGACGTTACCTGACATGATAGCCAGCACGCAGAGGGagcacacaaacagcacag gCCACATTGGGGGATTGTGTGACGGTCAGCAGCAGAGTTCGTCCCCCCCTTCAGAGCAGCCGTTGAACCTGCCACCGCCTGCTGGGCTTCAACCCACCGACGACAAACAGACAGTCAGACACGTTCTGCTCTGTCTGCTGCTCATTGTCAGCCTGCTCGCG AACCTGTCCAGCTGTTTGTGGTGGTTGTTCAACAAAGATCCAGGAAGACTTTATCTTGAGCTACAGTTCTTCTGTGCTGTGGCAAACTATGGACAG GGTTTCCTGTCTTTTGGGATCTTTGGTCTGGACAGACACCTCATCATCCTGCCTTTCAAGAAGAG gtTGCTCAGCTTGTGGCATGGCCGGGACAGCGAAGAGTTGAGTCCTTCAAGTGTACCAGAGGAGGTCAGACTTACCTGTACCCAGTTTGTCCGCTACCACAAAGACCAGTGTGTACAAGATTTAGTTCACACACGCAG GtttggaggaggaagaggacaggaggaggaggaggggaatgAGCTTTTGAGACATTCCCCTTCCTGTCAGTCGCAGTACCCTCTACCAAATCAGGATCTTCAAGCCCAGCACCTCCAGGAGCAGCTACACACCGAGACACAAGGTCTGCACCAAACTCACGATCCGGCTGAATCCTGCCGCCAATGTTCTCCCCCATCCCGACCCCGGCTGGAACCTGAGACGGAACACCAAACACATATTTCTAACTCTGATATCCCAGAAGAGCAGATTTACCATCTCCAGTTATACCAAACTCATGACCCAGCTAATCCTCAGCACCTACACCAGCATGGTCCCCATTTCCATCAACACCCACAGTCCCAATTTGAAAGTGTATTCCGGGGCAGTGATTTGGTGGACTGGCTGGTGGAGCAGGGTCTGTGTGCAGGGAGAGGTGAGGCAGAGCACTACGGAGTTCATCTTCAGCAAGGTGGGGTGTTAGATCACTTGACAGGTCAGCATATGTTCAAGGATGAATTTACACTGCTGTACCACTTCACCCacgggagagagagatggagagagagggagggagagaggtgcGGGGTGGTCCCAGAACATGTGAGACGAAGCTCGGAGTTGATATAA